A stretch of the Bacillus sp. FJAT-18017 genome encodes the following:
- a CDS encoding carbohydrate ABC transporter permease, with protein sequence MKKSNFYLLIAVPACVLFFIFHTYPALQGIFYSFTDWKGYGNWNFVGLKNYINVFKDDRAGDAYLFTFQFAIVTTILVNIISLLIAMGLNSKIKFQKSLRAVYFLPYILSILIVGFIFNFIFAHMLPQVGESLGWDWLSRNILGDPDLAWLGIVLVAVWQSVAFSTILYLAGLVTIPEDLYEAASIDGAGAWRKFWSITFPMIAAFFTINMVLSMKGFLQVFDQIVALTGGGPGRSTESISLLIYRGGFEGGEFAYQSANAVLYFIVIVAISLFQLKVLNKREAKYE encoded by the coding sequence ATGAAGAAGAGCAACTTTTACTTGTTAATTGCTGTACCCGCCTGTGTACTTTTCTTTATCTTTCATACTTATCCTGCTTTACAGGGAATCTTTTATAGTTTTACAGATTGGAAGGGTTACGGAAACTGGAACTTTGTTGGACTTAAAAATTATATAAATGTATTTAAGGATGACCGGGCAGGGGATGCTTACCTGTTTACGTTCCAATTTGCAATTGTTACAACTATTCTTGTAAATATTATTAGCCTGTTGATTGCAATGGGCCTGAACTCGAAGATTAAATTCCAAAAATCATTGAGGGCTGTTTATTTTCTGCCATATATATTAAGTATTTTGATTGTAGGGTTTATCTTTAACTTTATTTTCGCACATATGCTGCCACAAGTTGGTGAGTCTCTCGGCTGGGATTGGCTATCGAGGAATATACTAGGAGACCCCGACCTTGCCTGGCTGGGAATTGTTCTGGTTGCAGTCTGGCAATCTGTTGCGTTTAGTACCATTCTTTACTTGGCAGGGCTTGTTACTATTCCTGAGGATTTGTATGAAGCTGCTAGTATTGACGGTGCTGGAGCCTGGAGAAAGTTCTGGAGTATCACGTTTCCGATGATTGCTGCATTTTTCACGATTAATATGGTTTTATCAATGAAAGGTTTCCTTCAAGTGTTTGACCAGATTGTCGCACTGACTGGAGGAGGTCCGGGAAGATCGACAGAATCGATTTCGCTGCTCATTTATCGAGGTGGATTTGAAGGCGGGGAATTCGCTTATCAATCAGCGAATGCTGTATTGTACTTTATCGTGATTGTCGCCATATCGCTCTTCCAACTCAAAGTGTTGAACAAGAGGGAGGCTAAGTACGAATGA
- a CDS encoding ABC transporter substrate-binding protein, with protein sequence MLKNKIAMGFMSVALGATILAGCSSGDGASSDGKVTLELFSNKVENINTYKGFIKEFEEQNPDIKIKLDAPPEAETVLKTRLTKNDLPDLMAIGGNATYGELGRAGVLEDFSDSELLKTVQPSYVDMIGRLVGPDEKGTYGLPYATNANAVIYNKEKFDALGLEVPKTWDEFVAALDKAKQAGEIPIYFTLKDAWTGMIAWNSLGANIAGEDFAEKKNKGEASFVESYEEVADKMLTLTSYGHKDNMGVAYGDGNNAFASGKGVFYLQGNWAIPEIKKANPDIQLGVFPMPVTNDPAQNKLVSGVDVVLTMNKDTEHKEEATKFIEFMMNKETAKKYTDEQKAFSAIQDVYQEDPVFEGIKANFETGALTSFPDHYYPAGMGADGYLQEFVTKKDKEKFLKKLDAEWEKVQNR encoded by the coding sequence ATGTTAAAGAACAAAATCGCAATGGGTTTTATGAGTGTTGCACTCGGCGCAACCATTTTGGCAGGCTGCTCTTCTGGGGACGGAGCAAGCAGCGATGGAAAAGTTACTCTTGAATTGTTTTCGAACAAAGTTGAAAACATTAATACCTATAAAGGTTTCATTAAAGAATTCGAAGAACAAAATCCGGATATTAAAATTAAACTCGATGCACCTCCTGAAGCTGAAACAGTTCTTAAAACCCGTTTAACGAAAAATGACCTTCCTGACTTGATGGCAATTGGCGGGAACGCCACTTATGGAGAACTGGGAAGGGCAGGGGTTCTAGAGGACTTCTCTGATTCCGAGCTGCTCAAAACTGTCCAGCCTTCCTATGTGGATATGATTGGCAGATTGGTTGGCCCGGATGAAAAAGGAACTTATGGATTGCCATATGCTACGAATGCAAATGCTGTCATCTACAACAAAGAGAAGTTCGATGCGCTTGGCCTTGAAGTTCCAAAAACCTGGGATGAATTTGTTGCAGCATTGGATAAAGCTAAGCAAGCCGGCGAAATTCCAATTTACTTTACATTAAAAGATGCCTGGACTGGAATGATAGCCTGGAACTCTCTTGGCGCTAATATTGCCGGAGAAGACTTTGCAGAAAAGAAAAACAAAGGCGAAGCTAGTTTTGTAGAAAGCTATGAAGAAGTTGCGGACAAGATGTTGACACTTACAAGCTATGGCCACAAAGATAACATGGGAGTAGCATATGGCGATGGCAACAATGCGTTTGCAAGCGGAAAAGGGGTCTTCTACCTCCAAGGGAACTGGGCTATTCCTGAAATTAAAAAAGCAAATCCTGATATTCAACTTGGCGTATTCCCAATGCCTGTCACAAACGATCCGGCACAAAATAAACTTGTATCTGGCGTTGACGTTGTCCTGACAATGAATAAGGACACTGAACACAAAGAAGAAGCGACTAAATTTATTGAATTCATGATGAATAAAGAAACAGCGAAAAAGTATACCGACGAACAGAAAGCGTTCTCTGCCATTCAAGATGTTTACCAGGAAGATCCAGTATTTGAAGGAATCAAAGCAAACTTTGAAACAGGCGCGCTTACAAGCTTCCCTGACCACTATTACCCTGCAGGAATGGGAGCGGACGGTTACCTGCAAGAATTTGTTACTAAAAAGGACAAAGAAAAATTCTTGAAGAAATTGGATGCTGAGTGGGAAAAGGTTCAAAATCGTTAA
- a CDS encoding LacI family DNA-binding transcriptional regulator — MAYTIKDVAKKANVSIATVSRILNGQPGYSAKTKQKVLQVIEDLGYQPNAVARGLINNKTHTIGVLFPSLGGSLVTDLLRGIEKAASDQGSSVIVCHTESDAEKTMKYLRLLGEKRVDGIIFTSEVLLKEYYQVIEKMNVPLVLLSTKSDSLPVPYVKVDDFQAAYSATEYLIQKGHRNIGMISGNSEDIIAGKPRIEGFIQAMKENHIQFDENHIVNTGGFGFDRGITGMRDMLNQVPDVTAIFAASDEIAIGAISTANLLGKKVPEDISIIGYDDINLASMSVPPLTTIHQPFIEMGEIAGEMLLDMMETDQVPDSKIIQHTIIERNSVKER; from the coding sequence ATGGCTTATACAATTAAAGATGTGGCAAAAAAGGCAAATGTATCTATTGCAACCGTCTCACGAATTTTGAATGGCCAGCCTGGTTATTCTGCGAAAACGAAGCAAAAGGTCCTTCAAGTGATTGAAGATCTTGGATATCAACCGAATGCTGTTGCTAGAGGCTTAATCAATAACAAGACTCATACAATCGGAGTTTTATTTCCATCCTTGGGAGGCTCCTTGGTGACAGACTTGTTAAGAGGAATTGAAAAGGCAGCCAGTGACCAAGGATCGAGTGTCATTGTATGCCATACAGAATCCGATGCCGAGAAGACGATGAAGTATCTTCGGCTATTAGGTGAAAAGCGTGTAGACGGAATTATTTTCACAAGCGAAGTTTTACTTAAGGAATACTATCAGGTTATTGAAAAAATGAATGTTCCACTTGTGCTGCTATCGACTAAATCTGATTCATTACCGGTTCCCTATGTTAAGGTTGATGATTTTCAAGCAGCTTATTCAGCAACAGAGTATTTGATTCAAAAAGGACATAGAAACATCGGAATGATCAGCGGCAACAGTGAAGATATCATAGCAGGTAAACCAAGGATTGAAGGTTTTATTCAAGCCATGAAGGAAAATCATATTCAATTTGATGAAAATCATATCGTTAATACAGGCGGCTTTGGATTTGACAGGGGGATAACCGGGATGCGCGATATGTTAAATCAGGTACCTGATGTCACAGCCATTTTTGCTGCAAGTGATGAGATCGCAATTGGAGCAATTTCAACAGCCAATCTTCTTGGAAAAAAAGTACCGGAAGACATTTCAATTATCGGGTACGATGATATTAATCTCGCAAGCATGTCAGTTCCACCGCTAACTACGATTCACCAGCCATTCATTGAAATGGGTGAGATTGCCGGAGAAATGCTGCTGGATATGATGGAAACAGACCAGGTTCCTGATAGCAAAATTATTCAACATACGATTATTGAACGAAATAGTGTAAAGGAACGTTAA